In Lycium ferocissimum isolate CSIRO_LF1 chromosome 11, AGI_CSIRO_Lferr_CH_V1, whole genome shotgun sequence, a single genomic region encodes these proteins:
- the LOC132037262 gene encoding LRR receptor-like serine/threonine-protein kinase RGI5 isoform X1, with amino-acid sequence MKISSKDILNFLKTKREISLLFIVSKPQVTSHTIFLLIYATMEKAFASCLLTHLLLHYAMASSAMTHTNITTDQLALLSLKSQIISDPFHFLDESWSPAISVCHWVGVTCGSRHQRVKSLNLSNLALMGSIPRDFGNLTFLATLDLGSNNFHGNLPQEMARLHRLKFLDISFNNFIGEVPSWFGFLHELQVLNLGYNSFTGSIPSSFSNISTLETLNLRSNFIEGQIPKVIGSLINLRELNLRGNKLIGSIPLSLLNASRLESLDISFNSLEGNIPERIGNLHNLNELGIQFNKLTGSIPLSIFNISKIEVIAFTGNSLSGILPNGLCNHLQILKELYLHKNNFHGHMPTSLSNCSELQLLDLSVNDFDGPIHSGIGRLSNLQKLSLKYNHFTGIIPISIFNISSLQYLILRRNNVSGYLPREIDNLTKMQMLDLSENMFIGEIPKEISNLIELEGIDLAYNSFSGSLAMEIFNISGLRKISLSFNNLSGTIPSNIGSVLPNIEELYLMGLTYLVGTIPHSISNCSKLTILELSYNQLRKT; translated from the exons ATGAAAATCTCCTCAAAAGATATTTTAAATTTCCTGAAGACCAAAAGGGAGATCTCATTGCTATTTATAGTCTCAAAACCACAGGTTACTAGTCATACCATCTTCCTACTAATTTATGCAACCATGGAGAAAGCATTCGCCTCTTGTCTATTAACACACTTGTTGCTTCACTATGCTATGGCTAGTTCAGCCATGACTCATACCAACATTACCACTGATCAATTAGCTCTTCTTTCCCTAAAATCCCAAATCATTTCGGACCCCTTTCACTTCTTGGATGAAAGCTGGTCTCCAGCTATTTCTGTTTGCCATTGGGTGGGAGTCACTTGTGGCTCTCGTCACCAAAGAGTGAAATCCTTGAATCTTTCTAACTTGGCTCTTATGGGCAGTATCCCCCGTGATTTTGGAAACCTCACATTTCTTGCTACTCTTGACTTGGGAAGCAACAATTTTCATGGCAATTTGCCTCAAGAAATGGCACGTTTGCATCGACTTAAATTTCTTGATATAAGTTTCAACAACTTCATAGGGGAGGTTCCTTCTTGGTTTGGGTTTTTACACGAACTTCAAGTTCTAAATCTTGGATATAATAGTTTCACTGGTTCCatcccttcttcattttctaatATTTCCACACTTGAAACTTTGAATCTGAGATCCAATTTCATAGAGGGTCAAATCCCAAAAGTGATTGGAAGTCTCATAAACCTTAGAGAATTAAACTTGAGGGGTAACAAGCTCATAGGCTCTATTCCTCTATCACTCTTGAATGCCTCAAGGTTGGAGTCTTTAGATATATCTTTTAATTCACTTGAAGGAAACATTCCAGAAAGGATCGGCAATCTTCACAACTTGAACGAGTTGGGCATACAATTTAATAAGCTTACAGGCTCTATACCATTGTCAATTTTCAATATTTCTAAAATCGAAGTCATTGCATTTACAGGAAATAGCTTATCGGGAATTCTTCCAAATGGTTTATGCAATCatctccaaatactcaaagagCTTTATCTACACAAAAACAATTTTCATGGTCATATGCCTACAAGCTTGTCAAATTGTTCAGAACTTCAACTATTGGATTTATCAGTAAATGATTTTGATGGACCAATACATAGTGGAATTGGAAGATTGAGTAACTTGCAGAAACTGTCCCTCAAATATAACCATTTCACAG GGATAATTCCGATCTCCATATTCAATATCTCCTCACTGCAATATTTGATACTACGACGCAACAATGTTAGTGGATACTTACCACGGGAGATTGACAATTTAACCAAGATGCAGATGTTAGATCTTAGTGAAAATATGTTTATTG GTGAAATACCCAAAGAGATAAGCAACCTTATTGAGCTGGAGGGAATCGATCTTGCGTATAATAGTTTTAGTGGTTCACTTGCAATGGAGATCTTCAACATATCAGGGCTGAGAAAAATTTCTCTTTCATTCAATAATCTATCAGGAACTATACCATCAAACATAGGTTCTGTCTTACCCAACATTGAAGAGCTTTATTTGATGGGCTTAACATATCTTGTTGGGACTATACCTCATTCTATTTCCAATTGTTCAAAACTAACTATTCTAGAGCTTTCATACAACCAACTCAGAAAAACTTGA
- the LOC132037262 gene encoding LRR receptor-like serine/threonine-protein kinase GSO2 isoform X2, which translates to MKISSKDILNFLKTKREISLLFIVSKPQVTSHTIFLLIYATMEKAFASCLLTHLLLHYAMASSAMTHTNITTDQLALLSLKSQIISDPFHFLDESWSPAISVCHWVGVTCGSRHQRVKSLNLSNLALMGSIPRDFGNLTFLATLDLGSNNFHGNLPQEMARLHRLKFLDISFNNFIGEVPSWFGFLHELQVLNLGYNSFTGSIPSSFSNISTLETLNLRSNFIEGQIPKVIGSLINLRELNLRGNKLIGSIPLSLLNASRLESLDISFNSLEGNIPERIGNLHNLNELGIQFNKLTGSIPLSIFNISKIEVIAFTGNSLSGILPNGLCNHLQILKELYLHKNNFHGHMPTSLSNCSELQLLDLSVNDFDGPIHSGIGRLSNLQKLSLKYNHFTGEIPKEISNLIELEGIDLAYNSFSGSLAMEIFNISGLRKISLSFNNLSGTIPSNIGSVLPNIEELYLMGLTYLVGTIPHSISNCSKLTILELSYNQLRKT; encoded by the exons ATGAAAATCTCCTCAAAAGATATTTTAAATTTCCTGAAGACCAAAAGGGAGATCTCATTGCTATTTATAGTCTCAAAACCACAGGTTACTAGTCATACCATCTTCCTACTAATTTATGCAACCATGGAGAAAGCATTCGCCTCTTGTCTATTAACACACTTGTTGCTTCACTATGCTATGGCTAGTTCAGCCATGACTCATACCAACATTACCACTGATCAATTAGCTCTTCTTTCCCTAAAATCCCAAATCATTTCGGACCCCTTTCACTTCTTGGATGAAAGCTGGTCTCCAGCTATTTCTGTTTGCCATTGGGTGGGAGTCACTTGTGGCTCTCGTCACCAAAGAGTGAAATCCTTGAATCTTTCTAACTTGGCTCTTATGGGCAGTATCCCCCGTGATTTTGGAAACCTCACATTTCTTGCTACTCTTGACTTGGGAAGCAACAATTTTCATGGCAATTTGCCTCAAGAAATGGCACGTTTGCATCGACTTAAATTTCTTGATATAAGTTTCAACAACTTCATAGGGGAGGTTCCTTCTTGGTTTGGGTTTTTACACGAACTTCAAGTTCTAAATCTTGGATATAATAGTTTCACTGGTTCCatcccttcttcattttctaatATTTCCACACTTGAAACTTTGAATCTGAGATCCAATTTCATAGAGGGTCAAATCCCAAAAGTGATTGGAAGTCTCATAAACCTTAGAGAATTAAACTTGAGGGGTAACAAGCTCATAGGCTCTATTCCTCTATCACTCTTGAATGCCTCAAGGTTGGAGTCTTTAGATATATCTTTTAATTCACTTGAAGGAAACATTCCAGAAAGGATCGGCAATCTTCACAACTTGAACGAGTTGGGCATACAATTTAATAAGCTTACAGGCTCTATACCATTGTCAATTTTCAATATTTCTAAAATCGAAGTCATTGCATTTACAGGAAATAGCTTATCGGGAATTCTTCCAAATGGTTTATGCAATCatctccaaatactcaaagagCTTTATCTACACAAAAACAATTTTCATGGTCATATGCCTACAAGCTTGTCAAATTGTTCAGAACTTCAACTATTGGATTTATCAGTAAATGATTTTGATGGACCAATACATAGTGGAATTGGAAGATTGAGTAACTTGCAGAAACTGTCCCTCAAATATAACCATTTCACAG GTGAAATACCCAAAGAGATAAGCAACCTTATTGAGCTGGAGGGAATCGATCTTGCGTATAATAGTTTTAGTGGTTCACTTGCAATGGAGATCTTCAACATATCAGGGCTGAGAAAAATTTCTCTTTCATTCAATAATCTATCAGGAACTATACCATCAAACATAGGTTCTGTCTTACCCAACATTGAAGAGCTTTATTTGATGGGCTTAACATATCTTGTTGGGACTATACCTCATTCTATTTCCAATTGTTCAAAACTAACTATTCTAGAGCTTTCATACAACCAACTCAGAAAAACTTGA